Proteins co-encoded in one Xiphophorus couchianus chromosome 3, X_couchianus-1.0, whole genome shotgun sequence genomic window:
- the LOC114141748 gene encoding serum paraoxonase/arylesterase 2-like, whose amino-acid sequence MGKLAIISVAIAALSVLFGERVLNISKRYLIYRELGNKHLPNCVALKNIEHGSEDITVVGDGLAFISAGLKFPGLPSSDEPGKIYTLDLKDPNLKPVELRMPRNFDLESFNPHGISVYTDPSDDTIYLFVVNHPQFESQIEIFKYVADGSSLMHLKTIKHELLHSVNDVVAVGVESFYATNDHYFSNNLLKTLEILLLMPWTNVVFYSPKEVKVVSDGYHFANGINMSPDQRYIYVANIFNHSVNVLEKKKDNTLTPVKSVPLGSLCDNIEVDPETGDLWLGCHINAKKLFLFDPKDPPGSEIIRIQNILSDEPVVTQVYTDDGNVLMGSSVATVYGGKLLIGTVFHKALCCDLK is encoded by the exons ATGGGAAAACTTGCGATCATTTCGGTTGCAATAGCAGCACTTTCGGTGCTGTTCGGAGAAAGGGTCCTCAATATTAG CAAAAGGTACCTCATTTACAGGGAGTTAGGCAACAAACATCTGCCCAACTGCGTTGCGCTCAAAAACATAG AACATGGCTCGGAGGATATAACCGTTGTTGGAGATGGCCTTGCCTTTATCAGCGCT ggACTCAAATTTCCTGGACTCCCATCCTCGGATGAGCCTGGAAAAATCTACACCCTTGATCTCAAAGATCCTAATCTGAAACCGGTGGAGCTGCGTATGCCAAGGAACTTTGATTTGGAGTCATTCAACCCGCATGGCATCAGTGTATACACGGATCCAAGtg ATGATACGATCTATTTGTTCGTTGTTAATCATCCTCAGTTTGAAAGCCAAATTGAAATCTTCAAATATGTGGCAGATGGTTCATCCCTAATGCATCTTAAAACCATAAAGCACGAACTACTGCACAG TGTAAATGATGTTGTTGCAGTAGGGGTTGAGAGTTTTTATGCCACCAACGATCACTACTTCTCTAACAATCTCCTGAAAACATTGGAGATTcttttgcttatgccttggacCAATGTAGTGTTCTACAGTCCTAAAGAAGTGAAGGTAGTCTCTGATGGCTATCACTTTGCTAATGGCATCAATATGTCTCCAGACCAAAG GTACATATATGTGGCAAACATATTTAACCACAGTGTGAATGtattggagaagaaaaaagacaacacACTGACACCAGTAAAG TCTGTGCCTTTGGGTTCACTTTGTGACAACATCGAAGTGGATCCTGAAACCGGCGACCTTTGGCTGGGCTGTCACATTAACGCAAAGAAGCTTTTCCTGTTTGATCCCAAAGATCCTCCAGGCTCAGAG ATCATCCGCATCCAGAACATTCTCTCAGATGAACCCGTGGTGACCCAGGTGTATACAGATGATGGCAATGTGCTCATGGGCTCTTCGGTGGCAACTGTTTATGGGGGGAAGCTGCTCATAGGGACCGTGTTTCATAAAGCATTGTGTTGTGATTTAAAATAG
- the LOC114142037 gene encoding casein kinase II subunit alpha: protein MSGPVPSRSRVYPDVNTQRPREYWDYESHVVEWGNQDDYQLVRKLGRGKYSEVFEAINITNNEKVVVKILKPVKKKKIKREIKILENLRGGPNIISLLDIVKDPVSRTPALVFEHVNNTDFKQLYQTLSDFDIRFYMYEILKALDYCHSMGIMHRDVKPHNVMIDHEHRKLRLIDWGLAEFYHPNQEYNVRVASRYFKGPELLVDYQMYDYSLDMWSLGCMLASMIFRKEPFFHGHDNYDQLVRIAKVLGTEDLYDYIDKYNIELDPRFNDILGRHSRKRWERFVHSENQHLVSTEALDFLDKLLRYDHQARLTAREAMDHPYFYPIVKDQGRGATPGGMAASSTPVSSSSMMAGITSMSSSQPLANIAGSPVISAPNTLATQVPAATGAQP, encoded by the exons ATGTCTGGCCCTGTTCCAAGCCGCTCTCGAGTTTACCCTGATGTAAACACACAGAGACCTCGGGAGTACTGGGACTATGAGTCCCATGTTGTTGAGTGGGG aaatcaaGACGACTATCAGCTCGTCAGAAAACTAGGAAGAGGCAAATACAGTGAAGTATTTGAAGCCATAAACAtcacaaacaatgaaaaagtgGTGGTTAAAATACTGAAG cctgtcaagaaaaagaaaatcaagagagaaataaagatcCTGGAGAATCTGAGGGGTGGCCCAAATATCATCTCACTCTTAGATATTGTCAAGGATCCCGTG TCACGAACCCCAGCTCTGGTCTTTGAACATGTGAACAACACAGATTTCAAG caattGTATCAGACTCTGTCAGACTTTGACATACGGTTCTACATGTATGAAATCTTAAAG GCTCTGGATTACTGCCACTCTATGGGTATTATGCATAGGGATGTCAAACCCCATAACGTAATGATCGATCATGAACACAGAAAG CTCCGTCTAATCGATTGGGGCCTGGCAGAGTTTTACCACCCAAACCAAGAGTACAACGTGAGAGTGGCATCCAGGTACTTCAAAGGTCCTGAACTGCTGGTAGATTACCAG ATGTATGACTACAGCTTGGACATGTGGAGCCTGGGTTGCATGCTTGCCAGCATGATCTTCAGGAAGGAGCCGTTCTTTCACGGTCATGACAATTATGACCAG CTTGTGCGGATTGCAAAAGTACTTGGCACAGAGGATTTGTATGACTACATCGACAAGTACAACATTGAATTGGATCCACGGTTCAATGACATCCTGGGAAG ACATTCCCGCAAAAGATGGGAGAGGTTTGTGCACAGTGAGAACCAACACCTAGTCAGCACAGAGGCTCTAGACTTCTTGGACAAATTGCTGCGCTACGACCATCAAGCTCGCCTCACAGCCAGAGAGGCCATGGATCATCCCTACTTCT ATCCTATCGTCAAAGATCAGGGAAGGGGGGCCACTCCTGGGGGCATGGCTGCCAGCTCCACTCCAGTCAGCTCCTCGAGTATGATGGCTG GCATCACCTCCATGTCCTCCTCACAGCCGCTGGCTAACATTGCTGGATCGCCCGTCATCTCTGCCCCAAACACTCTGGCCACACAAGTCCCTGCAGCCACCGGGGCCCAGCCCTGA